In the genome of Populus trichocarpa isolate Nisqually-1 chromosome 6, P.trichocarpa_v4.1, whole genome shotgun sequence, one region contains:
- the LOC7463645 gene encoding protein C2-DOMAIN ABA-RELATED 11 isoform X2 has protein sequence MGEQLGLLKVTVVLGRRLVIRDFKTSDPYVVLKLGNQEVFDKDRFKADDKMGHAHLNLQPIASAARLKQFAKVSSGETILRKVVPDTDNCLARESSISCINGEVVQSVWLRLCAVESGEIELKIKLIDPPVASSK, from the exons ATGGGGGAGCAGTTAGGATTGCTAAAAGTTACAGTTGTACTAGGGAGAAGATTGGTTATTAGGGATTTCAAGACTAGCGATCCTTATGTAGTACTCAAGCTGGGCAATCAG GAAGTATTTGATAAAGACCGTTTCAAGGCAGATGACAAGATGGGACATGCTCACCTCAACCTACAACCAATTGCATCTGCAGCTAGATTGAAGCAGTTTGCAAAGGTTTCTTCAGGCGAGACAATTTTAAGGAAGGTTGTTCCTGATACTGACAATTGTCTTGCTCGTGAAAGCTCAATTAGTTGCATAAATGGTGAAGTGGTGCAGAGTGTTTGGTTGAGGCTCTGTGCAGTTGAGTCCGGGGAGATAGAACTAAAGATCAAGTTAATTGATCCTCCTGTTGCTTCTTCAAAGTAG
- the LOC7463645 gene encoding protein C2-DOMAIN ABA-RELATED 11 isoform X1 → MGEQLGLLKVTVVLGRRLVIRDFKTSDPYVVLKLGNQTAKTKVINSCLNPVWNEELSFSLREPVGVLSLEVFDKDRFKADDKMGHAHLNLQPIASAARLKQFAKVSSGETILRKVVPDTDNCLARESSISCINGEVVQSVWLRLCAVESGEIELKIKLIDPPVASSK, encoded by the exons ATGGGGGAGCAGTTAGGATTGCTAAAAGTTACAGTTGTACTAGGGAGAAGATTGGTTATTAGGGATTTCAAGACTAGCGATCCTTATGTAGTACTCAAGCTGGGCAATCAG ACAGCAAAGACCAAGGTTATTAATAGTTGTCTTAATCCAGTTTGGAATGAAGAGCTAAGTTTCTCACTCAGAGAACCTGTTGGAGTTCTAAGTTTG GAAGTATTTGATAAAGACCGTTTCAAGGCAGATGACAAGATGGGACATGCTCACCTCAACCTACAACCAATTGCATCTGCAGCTAGATTGAAGCAGTTTGCAAAGGTTTCTTCAGGCGAGACAATTTTAAGGAAGGTTGTTCCTGATACTGACAATTGTCTTGCTCGTGAAAGCTCAATTAGTTGCATAAATGGTGAAGTGGTGCAGAGTGTTTGGTTGAGGCTCTGTGCAGTTGAGTCCGGGGAGATAGAACTAAAGATCAAGTTAATTGATCCTCCTGTTGCTTCTTCAAAGTAG
- the LOC7463644 gene encoding DNA oxidative demethylase ALKBH2, whose protein sequence is MYFNKFKKPENEEVKEESGRGKQSIDLGNGSEVIYIQRFIGFEKSWEFFDYLNKHIPWIRPTIRVFGRQCLQPRDTCYVASPGLPELVYSGYKPHANSWDDFPPIKDLLDMVLEALPGSKFNSLLLNKYKGGNDNVGWHADDEKLYGPTPEIASVSFGCEREFLLKKRPMKSSQERRLDDEPTSKRLKKSSRFDQHSFILKHGSLLVMKGYTQRDWLHSVPKRAKAEATRINLTFRHVVV, encoded by the exons ATGTACTTCAACAAGTTTAAGAAACCTGAAAACGAAGAGGTCAAAGAAGAAAGTGGAAGGGGTAAACAAAGCATCGATCTTGGAAATGGCAGTGAAGTTATTTACATTCAAAGGTTTATAGGATTTGAGAAATCGTGGGAATTCTTTGATTATCTCAACAAACATATCCCTTGGATTCGACCCACCATTCGTGTCTTCGGTCGGCAATGCCTCCAG CCTAGAGATACATGTTATGTTGCAAGTCCAGGATTGCCAGAATTAGTGTACAGTGGATATAAGCCACATGCCAACTCTTGGGATGATTTCCCTCCAATCAAGGACCTCTTGGATATG GTCCTTGAAGCTCTTCCTGGGAGTAAATTTAACAGCCTGCTCTTGAATAAGTATAAAGGTGGCAATGACAATGTTGGTTGGCATGCTGATGATGAGAAGCTTTATGGACCTACTCCTGAAATTGCTTCGGTTTCCTTTGGATGTGAACGTGAATTCTTGTTGAAGAAGAGACCTATGAAATCATCCCAAG AAAGAAGATTGGATGATGAACCTACTAGCAAGAGACTAAAGAAGAGCAGCCGTTTTGATCAGCATTCATTCATATTGAAGCATGGATCACTATTGGTGATGAAAGGTTACACGCAAAGGGATTGGCTTCACTCAGTGCCTAAGCGTGCAAAAGCTGAGGCTACTCGGATTAACCTTACATTCCGGCATGTTGTTGTCTAA
- the LOC7458471 gene encoding acetyl-CoA acetyltransferase, cytosolic 1 isoform X1, which produces MASSDSIKPRDVCIVGVARTPMGGFLGSLSSFSATKLGSIAIQCALQRANIDPSLVQEVFFGNVLSANLGQAPARQAALGAGIPNSVICTTINKVCASGMKATMLAAQTIQLGINDVVVAGGMESMSNAPKYLADARKGSRLGHDTIVDGMMKDGLWDIYNDFGMGVCAEICADQHSITRDDQDSYAIQSFERGIAAQNSGHLSWEVVPVEVSGGRGKPFTIVDKDDGLGKFDAAKLRKLRPSFKENGGSVTAGNASSISDGAAALVLMSGEKALKLGLQVIAKIRGYADAAQAPELFTTAPALAIPKAISNAGLEASQIDFYEINEAFSVVALANQKLLGLNPQKVNAHGGAVSLGHPLGCSGARILVTLLGVLKHKNGKYGVGGICNGGGGASALVLELMQVARVGPSSL; this is translated from the exons ATGGCTTCTTCAGATTCTATAAAGCCAAGAG ATGTTTGCATTGTGGGTGTTGCTCGTACACCTATGGGAGGATTTCTtggttctctttcttctttctccgCTACAAAGCTTGGTTCCATTGCTATTCAAT GTGCTCTTCAAAGGGCAAACATTGATCCATCGCTTGTGCAAGAAGTGTTCTTTGGCAATGTTCTTAGTGCTAATTTAGGACAAGCTCCTGCTAGACAAGCTGCTTTAGGTGCTGGTATTCCTAATTCAGTCATTTGCACTACTATCAATAAAGTTTGTGCTTCTGGGATGAAAG CAACTATGCTTGCAGCACAGACAATACAATTGGGTATCAATGATGTTGTTGTGGCTGGTGGGATGGAAAGCATGTCTAATGCTCCTAAGTATCTAGCAGATGCAAG AAAAGGGTCTCGATTAGGACATGATACTATTGTTGATGGCATGATGAAAGATGGGCTGTGGGATATTTATAATGACTTTGGAATGGGAGTTTGTGCAGAAATATGTGCAGATCAGCATAGTATAACAAGGGATGATCAG GATTCTTATGCTATTCAAAGTTTTGAGCGTGGGATTGCTGCGCAAAATAGTGGTCACTTATCCTGGGAAGTAGTTCCG GTTGAAGTTTCTGGGGGAAGAGGGAAGCCGttcaccattgttgacaaagaTGATGGATTGGGAAAG TTTGATGCTGCAAAACTTAGGAAGCTTAGACCGAGTTTCAAGGAGAATGGTGGCTCTGTTACTGCTGGCAATGCTTCTAGCATAAG TGATGGTGCTGCTGCACTAGTGCTAATGAGTGGGGAGAAGGCATTAAAGCTCGGGTTGCAAGTAATTGCGAAGATAAGAGGATATGCTGATGCTGCTCAG GCCCCTGAGTTATTTACAACTGCACCAGCCCTTGCAATACCAAAAGCTATTTCAAACGCTGGTTTGGAGGCTTCTCAGATTGATTTCTATGAAATAAATGAAGCCTTTTCT GTTGTGGCTCTTGCCAATCAAAAATTGCTTGGTCTTAATCCT CAAAAAGTTAATGCTCATGGTGGAGCTGTATCTTTGGGACATCCACTAGGATGCAGTGGGGCTCGTATCTTGGTCACGCTGCTAGGG GTACTAAAACATAAGAATGGGAAGTATGGAGTTGGTGGCATCTGCAATGGGGGAGGAGGGGCATCTGCCCTGGTCCTTGAACTCAT GCAAGTTGCAAGGGTTGGACCTTCTTCGCTATGA
- the LOC7458471 gene encoding acetyl-CoA acetyltransferase, cytosolic 1 isoform X2: MASSDSIKPRDVCIVGVARTPMGGFLGSLSSFSATKLGSIAIQCALQRANIDPSLVQEVFFGNVLSANLGQAPARQAALGAGIPNSVICTTINKVCASGMKATMLAAQTIQLGINDVVVAGGMESMSNAPKYLADARKGSRLGHDTIVDGMMKDGLWDIYNDFGMGVCAEICADQHSITRDDQDSYAIQSFERGIAAQNSGHLSWEVVPVEVSGGRGKPFTIVDKDDGLGKFDAAKLRKLRPSFKENGGSVTAGNASSISDGAAALVLMSGEKALKLGLQVIAKIRGYADAAQAPELFTTAPALAIPKAISNAGLEASQIDFYEINEAFSVVALANQKLLGLNPQKVNAHGGAVSLGHPLGCSGARILVTLLGVLKHKNGKYGVGGICNGGGGASALVLELM, translated from the exons ATGGCTTCTTCAGATTCTATAAAGCCAAGAG ATGTTTGCATTGTGGGTGTTGCTCGTACACCTATGGGAGGATTTCTtggttctctttcttctttctccgCTACAAAGCTTGGTTCCATTGCTATTCAAT GTGCTCTTCAAAGGGCAAACATTGATCCATCGCTTGTGCAAGAAGTGTTCTTTGGCAATGTTCTTAGTGCTAATTTAGGACAAGCTCCTGCTAGACAAGCTGCTTTAGGTGCTGGTATTCCTAATTCAGTCATTTGCACTACTATCAATAAAGTTTGTGCTTCTGGGATGAAAG CAACTATGCTTGCAGCACAGACAATACAATTGGGTATCAATGATGTTGTTGTGGCTGGTGGGATGGAAAGCATGTCTAATGCTCCTAAGTATCTAGCAGATGCAAG AAAAGGGTCTCGATTAGGACATGATACTATTGTTGATGGCATGATGAAAGATGGGCTGTGGGATATTTATAATGACTTTGGAATGGGAGTTTGTGCAGAAATATGTGCAGATCAGCATAGTATAACAAGGGATGATCAG GATTCTTATGCTATTCAAAGTTTTGAGCGTGGGATTGCTGCGCAAAATAGTGGTCACTTATCCTGGGAAGTAGTTCCG GTTGAAGTTTCTGGGGGAAGAGGGAAGCCGttcaccattgttgacaaagaTGATGGATTGGGAAAG TTTGATGCTGCAAAACTTAGGAAGCTTAGACCGAGTTTCAAGGAGAATGGTGGCTCTGTTACTGCTGGCAATGCTTCTAGCATAAG TGATGGTGCTGCTGCACTAGTGCTAATGAGTGGGGAGAAGGCATTAAAGCTCGGGTTGCAAGTAATTGCGAAGATAAGAGGATATGCTGATGCTGCTCAG GCCCCTGAGTTATTTACAACTGCACCAGCCCTTGCAATACCAAAAGCTATTTCAAACGCTGGTTTGGAGGCTTCTCAGATTGATTTCTATGAAATAAATGAAGCCTTTTCT GTTGTGGCTCTTGCCAATCAAAAATTGCTTGGTCTTAATCCT CAAAAAGTTAATGCTCATGGTGGAGCTGTATCTTTGGGACATCCACTAGGATGCAGTGGGGCTCGTATCTTGGTCACGCTGCTAGGG GTACTAAAACATAAGAATGGGAAGTATGGAGTTGGTGGCATCTGCAATGGGGGAGGAGGGGCATCTGCCCTGGTCCTTGAACTCATGTAA